One Scomber scombrus chromosome 23, fScoSco1.1, whole genome shotgun sequence genomic window, attcagacctgtaccaGTTTTTTCTCTAATTCATCCTCCATCTGtgtccagtggagctgctcattGGCAAACAGAGAATACATAGTTTCCAGGTGGGCATGTAGGTTACTGTGAATGTCAATAAAGCTTACAGTGAAGTCCCCTTTGATAAATCAAGAGAACTTTTATTTACCTGTTGTGGTATATGCCGTGGCTATATGCCCTGGTTTTCAGGTATCTTATCTCAATGTTTGTGTAATGGAGTGCACACATTTTAGCAATGTAGGGTTCTGTATAATTTTCTGTTGTAttaatcatttctttctttgtcttgagTCACCGTGGTTTGGGGAGGGTCTTCCTGGTGAAACAAAAGGTGGGGTTAAGGGTGGAGCACTATTAAATCTTGGGCCAAGCTAATCAGGCCGGACCACTTCCTGCTGTGCCATGGGGGGGGTTTCGGGTTTAGTTAGCTTGCTTTGTATTAAGTTGTAGTTGGCGTCTATTTTGTTTTCCCCTTGTGTATTAATTGGTTTGGCCAAGCCACTTATGTCGTCATGTCAGGACTGTTCTGTTAACGTTTCTTTATCATTATATTAAGTATACTTATCTTGTGTTGACCTCTTTTATGGGCCTAGTTAATAAGTTTGCCTTGGTTTttgtaaaaatattaaattttgTGGGTAAATAAAACCCTATTTTTCTAATCTATATTCCTCTCCTCATTGCCTCATTGCTTGGTCCCTGACATCTTGAAGCACACTGCAGAGGAAAATCTCTGGAGTTTATCtctaaatatttaacataaatgTCACCCATTTTCTTTTTCGGTCATTACTGATTTGTTCAGTATTTATACAAGACATGCATTTCCACTTTGCCTTAACTGCTTTCAGGTACTTAAACATAACAGGGAAATGTTCATctttaaatgattgaaaaacCAGGAGCAGATACAGATGAGATAACTGAATTTATTGATAGAAGATATTTTGCAGAAAGTATCAAGATTTAATTGGCAGCAGTTTATagatacatttattacattttgttaatatacagtattaatgGCATAAAAAGactcataaaatacaaaatcctACTTCTCACCTTCAAAGCCCTCCATTACCTGGCTCCAACATATCTCAGCGAATTCCTGTCACCCTACTCTCCCCCTCGGTCTCTCAGATCATCCAACCTCCTTACAGTCCCACGCACCAAACTGTCCACCCTAGGAGGCCGGTCCTTCAGTGCCTCTCTCACAATCCCTACGTGATTGTCCCTCCGTCTCCTTTTTCAAGTCCGAGTTAAAAACCTTTCTCTTCAATGAacacttctcttcctcttcttctgtcttgattttgtattttttttttttatgttttatgttttgtttatttgtttgttttttccattgTAAAGCATCCTTGGGTtttgtgaaaggcgctatattATTCACACCTATTATTATTTCCAAATTTTGTGATTATGTGCTATAAAAAGTAAGAACAgacagtttgactttttgaaTTAAACTAAAAGCTCATTCTTCTGTTACTCCTTCGTCCAGCATCTGAAGCCCTTGATTGGCATGTGCTGTAGTTTCTTGCACTTGGTCACTACTGATTAAAACATCTATTCTCTGCAGCATCTGCTCAACACTCAGAATAAGTTTCTCCCAGTTTGTCTTTTGCTCATCTAGTTTCCATTTGACATCagttagattttctttttcttttaacaatccCCCTTTATCCGTCTTTTTATTCTCAGCCTCAGTTATTTTGTTCTCCACTGACAGAAGTTTCTTCttgttctcctccttctttttctccacttCCCTCAGTTGCGACTTCATTTGATCTTTGTGGTTCTCGAGTGCCTGTTTCTGTTCCTTTAGTGCATCAACCATGTTGGCATTCCGCTGTAACTTTTCCTCCAAATCTGTCACAGGTGCACAACAGTAgcattttaaagcactttaataTAACTGCACACAACATTCAGGACATTTTGTGCTTATTCAACATTCAGCATCATTTACCTCCATTTGACAGATTTTATTGGTCTATAAATAACACTTAAACTCATGGATCAGGAGCAATAAAGTTACATTATAATTctacacacatttttatgtgtgaGCACTCATGgacatttttatgacatttcacacacacacacacacacacacacacacacacacacacacaaacacacacacacacacatacacatacacacacacacacacacacacacacacacacacacacacacacacacacacaatcacttcAATCTGATATTTTGTGTGAGACTCACCCAAAATAATGTCATCCTTTTCCTTTATCCGTCTCGTCAACTCTGTCTTTtcgtctgtttctctctgtaacTCTGTGTATATCATATCAAGAAACAGTTTATAATTAAAGACAATTaagcataaaataaaaagtattttcaaGCAGGGAGAGAGTCTCAGAGCAAGAATGAGCTGTTCCCCCTACTTACACATTTCCCTTTAATCATTGTGTGTTAACTGTATTGCGTGTCCCTTACTTTGTggtaatttgatttaatataaatgtatttgtgtatatattatatcaatTTCATTCCAAAGCGTAACATAAAACACTTGAGGAAGAATTTAAGAGATGAAATCAAAATGTATCATGGATTAGTTTTCTGTAATCTGAGGTAACTTTACATTGTAGTTTGTGTTGTAATGAATCATGAAAACCTCACATATTATTAACAATACATGTTAAGAGCTGTGAGTTATGTCTCAATGTGTATAAATGAAGGATTACTACAAGAACAAAGCCAACTGTCTATGTCTATTAAGTTAATATActtatttgttttacattaaaacagacTATCTCATGGTAGTGCTAAAAACTTTGAATAATCACTTTGTGTGCTCACCCATCAGAAGATGGTGAGAGATCTTCTAATAATACTATGATGACTGATTCTGAATCTGAGGGAAAAGCTGCTTTAATCTATCAGTAAGTTAATTGGTATAATGTTTGATCATGCTAGCCGGACATCAAGTAGGATGCTAATTGTTAACCATTGTCAAAGTGTGACAACAATTCATCTTCACTCTTTCCATTTGCATACATTGTAAATCTAAAGCATTTTCCTCAAGTAGACAGACTTTTGTTGGTCTAT contains:
- the LOC134006158 gene encoding golgin subfamily A member 6-like protein 6, coding for MAQTVEDAIKKEIQTDGNKTREEMKQLLELQRETDEKTELTRRIKEKDDIILDLEEKLQRNANMVDALKEQKQALENHKDQMKSQLREVEKKKEENKKKLLSVENKITEAENKKTDKGGLLKEKENLTDVKWKLDEQKTNWEKLILSVEQMLQRIDVLISSDQVQETTAHANQGLQMLDEGVTEE